In Rhodospirillum rubrum ATCC 11170, a genomic segment contains:
- a CDS encoding alanyl-tRNA editing protein, giving the protein MTHKLFWDDPYRQTLDTRVTRVAGPEVMVGETILYAFSGGQESDHGTIGGRPVLGARKDGLTILYDLGPDHGLSPGDPVGLVLDWSRRYRLMRLHFAAEIILELVMRDFGPLEKTGAHIAPDKARIDFTWEGSIAPIFPSLLESSGAVIARDLPIITAFSDEASQRRYWEIEGFARVPCGGTHPRRTGEIGPLALKRKNIGKGRERIEVLLAGD; this is encoded by the coding sequence ATGACCCATAAACTGTTCTGGGACGACCCCTATCGCCAAACCCTCGACACCCGCGTCACCCGGGTGGCGGGGCCCGAGGTCATGGTCGGCGAAACCATCCTCTATGCCTTTTCAGGCGGCCAGGAAAGCGATCACGGCACGATCGGCGGCCGCCCCGTGTTGGGCGCGCGCAAGGATGGCCTGACCATCCTCTACGACCTGGGCCCCGATCACGGCCTAAGCCCGGGCGACCCGGTCGGTCTGGTTCTCGACTGGTCGCGCCGCTACCGGCTGATGCGCCTGCATTTCGCCGCCGAGATCATTCTGGAACTGGTGATGCGCGATTTCGGCCCCCTGGAAAAGACCGGCGCCCATATCGCCCCCGACAAGGCGCGGATCGACTTCACCTGGGAGGGCTCGATCGCCCCGATCTTTCCCAGCCTGCTCGAATCGAGCGGGGCGGTGATCGCCCGCGACCTGCCGATCATCACCGCCTTTTCCGACGAGGCCAGCCAGCGCCGCTATTGGGAAATCGAGGGCTTCGCCCGCGTGCCCTGCGGCGGCACCCACCCCCGGCGAACCGGGGAAATCGGCCCGCTCGCCCTCAAACGCAAGAACATCGGCAAGGGCCGCGAGCGCATCGAAGTGCTGCTGGCTGGGGATTAG